CTATGCTCTTAAATCTGGCTGCTGAATGTTTAGTTGTTGTGctgcactgcaaaaaaaaaacaaaaaaaaagacaagacagaGAATACAAAGGGTCAAGTGAACACAGCCAAAAAGTCTGAAAGAGGACTCGAGGGAACAAGAACAATAGAGCGATCAGCAAAGGTTGAATAGAGACCACTGGACGCTTCatgtaacaaacaaaaagagtctGGTTGTCTCAATGCAAGCTTCGTTGATGACCGTGACCTGGATGGCTCTTACCTTGTTTGGGCTTTTCCAGGGCCAATTCAGTATGCCATAATTAGTCcaaagaatacatttttcaaacaaggtTAGATTAGATTTGAAAAACTCAAACATACTTAAAAATGTGCCTAAATGTACTGCTGTgagacaatttatttattttgttgttgttgttattttgggtGTGTTACTTATCAAATTTAATGAAATTTTGATCGATGTCATGTGTGAATgcatgcacatgtgtgtgtgtgtgtgtgtgtgtgtgtgtgcgtgtgcttgtgcgtgtgtgtgcatgtttgtataTATAGCCCACTGTAAGGCTATTTCGTGGTTTTTAGTTTACATTATTGatatttatatttctgtttttatgattgtttttattcgttcattcattcatcttccgagccgcttgatcctcactagggtcgcggggggtgctggagcctatcccagctgtcttcaggcagtaggcgggggacaccctgaatcggttgccagccaatcgcagggcacacagaaacgaacaaccattcgcactcacactcacacctagggacaatttagattgttcaatcagcctgccacgcatgttttttggaatgtgggaggaaaccggagcacccggagaaaacctacacaggcccggggagaacatgcaaactcctcacagggaggccggagctggaatcgaacccggtacctctgcactgtgaagccgaagtgttaaccactggactaccgggccgctatgattgttttattgttttctatttttaaaatattttttagcaAATACTTCATATTTGTTCATTAATATTAGATGTAATTATATTTAGTATTTAAtactgtttttaattttgtataTAATACCCCTGAAAACTTAAAAATCATAGAGTGATGCAGTCAAATTACACCATAATCAAGATTCATTATCAAGTGACAGAGGGTGAACAATGtcataatatgaaaaaaaagaatcctgaGCATTTACAAGTACTTCCTGCTTGGTAGGTGATGATAAAAAGAATGAACATATTTTTGCATTCTTCAAGAACGATAAATgttaaaatggaaacaaaaaaactagccacagaaaaaaaacctgacattatttttaaaaatataccagtagattaaaaacaaaaaacaaatgaagatggtaaagcatttgaaacaaaactgtaaggttttgtttacattttgcatGGAATGTCATTGAATTACAGATCCAGGTGTACCGAATTAACTATGTGATCAGCACACACACGCTCGTGCACACGTTCATTCAGTGTAAGCAGTTTCCTGAGCAAACCTGCCGAGGTTTCACTTCCGTCATGATCTCAAGACATTAGGGGGTATCAGATGGCGAGTTGTGTGCTGATGCTAAGAAAAATAGGCAAAGAAAAGCATTTAACACCGCGGGGTTGCTTTTTTGCTCTTCCATCCATTCAGGTCACGGAGAGCACTGAAGCTGCCTGCATGCCAGGCAGCAGGACCGAGGTCCACGCAGGACACCTTTCTGTATTCCTGGAACTCAAGGAGACGGACAGCGATGGAGGtttgcaaaaaaatgtgtagTGAACAGGGACCGGGCAATGACACAAATcgcgaaaaacaaaacaaaacaaaaaaataaaagattgttTGAAAAGTTGTTAATGCATATCGATTTCACAAGATGGCAACAAACCACTTGAAGTTGAGAGTATCATAAAGAGCTTCAACACCATGCATCTAGCATATGCACAATTAGGAACCCATGTTACATAAATGACTGTAATCGGGAATGGCATTATTCACACAAACAATACACATGGGGCAGCATAGTGTACTGGCTAGCATACTGGCCTAAATAACACCCCACCACAACGTTTGCTCCTTACACAAAATATTACATATTGAGGAATACAGTACTGTCCGATTACAATGGGAATGTAGACTACGCCAGCTATGAATAGcattgaaagtaaaaacaatTCAGTACTTTCCTTTGCACTTTTGACAGTGTTTGTGGTGCATTGAAGGACCACCAACAAAAGAGGACCTCTAAaacataaccaaaaaaaacaatgaaacactATCGATTAATTCAACCTAACAGCAAAACCAAGGGTTTActttactttactttttttttgctttttcctcagaataaaaacagtgagttgacaagattttcattttcatttcagagcataggctccaaaaaaaatctgcaacattgctgatttgatttaattttcttttcatttctcagcaatactgttttttttatttgttcttacattgttgttgtttttttcctaaaacatacagtattagTTACACAAGCAGGCAGAGTTGGACACTCCATCAGTATTGAGGGAAAATCCATCAATACGTCACTAACAGATGCCCGTTTTGCTGATAAAAGATGAGAAGCATCAAAAAGCTGATGGACTAAGCACTGACAGAAGTGGGGTTCCATTCATCAGTGTAATCGTCTTCAACCGGGTCATTACCAATGGACCAACTCGTTTCACTGATGAGTGACAGAAACACGTGTGTTGTTGTCTCGCGTGTTTGTTCGCCGGGGTGAATACACTTGAGGGTTGCTTTGAGCAGACTGCATTGACTATAAATGGTAATGCTTAGCAGTTCCTGTGCAGTAGGTGGAGGTATGCACGACGTAGCTATAAGGGGGAGTGCGTACGCGTTGTGTGGCAAGCGGGCGCATCAAGCTGTTAACATGGAAGTGGGTGCCCCCTAAGACTTTGGGCCAGAGTGGATATGCGTGAATGTTAATAGTAAGTTAATCAGCTAATGAGTTTTCAAAAAAACTCGACACCAGTATGGTCAGTGATGCCCATCTCAGCCGTGTAGGAAACCCCTACCGTTCTCTCTCACGTCGTCATGCTTGGCAAAGAATGAAAGCCGTTTGCCTCAGAGAGAATGTTTCCTCAGCTTtaggatgctggtgatgcctgCCGGTGTGGAGGATTTCATTTTAAACGACTTGGATTCCACCTTGGGCCACAATGTGGAGAGGGATCCTGTATAAAGTAAACTATTTTATActttaaagtcacatttttggtgTTTTAGGAGTGAAAAGAGTGGCATACTGAACACATGATTTCCTCCCTGCAGTACTTTACAGATCAATAGattacatacctgtcaacctcggctaatagctgcccttataaattattatgattacccttacaaagccaaaaaaaaaacgtacaacggtttaccgcgcatgcgcacatcatgctttctCAATCCGGCCATACGCagcgataaaaaaaaatatacgattgaggattacttttacTGGACAATAGTAGCGTTCGACGATGGCATTGTCGTTGGCGACaagcaggtgagacgatctggatttgagccaaaatggtctttgtgagatcggttcacaatgttgtttttttcccatataaaagttgtaatacgccgtacatgatttgaaatgatttgaaaaaatgtataaaatttgAGGAAAACGTACAAGTTCGTATGAGATTAGGTTTGCAAATAAGTACGTGAATGTGTTTGTAAAGATCTTTGGGCAGCCACTGTAAGGTATAGATGCACTGATACATACATGTAAGTGTAgtccatttaccattttaattAAATTGGGCAGGACGAACTATAATTAAGTGCTGACGGAAGTGCGTGTAAAATAACGATGACAGAGTGAGGGAATGACGGATCGTGGCCTGGCCGCGGGCAAATGATGAATGACAGATTTGCAATTCTACGGGTGTGCCCACCTCTGCAAGTGAGAATTTTTGATGACTGCTGTGGCAAATGAATTTTCCTCACAGGATAAATAAAGTATTTATCCATCTATCGAAATTCTATCCAGGTTCCTCTGGTTAACTTCGAAAACATGGATGATGTGGGCATCAACTTGGGCGACCCCAGCGACTCCGGTTACCCGACGTCACCCACATCGGAGATCCCGGATCTTGAGCGAACGCCCCGCCGACTGGCATCTCCGCGTTCATCCCCACGTCCATCCCCTTGCTGGGGGCGGCGTGAGGGTGTGTCTTCCACGCCATCGAAAGCCACTTCCAGTAGCTGCAGCCTGATCTCTAATCTAAAGCTCCTGGTGAGTGGTGAGTCATGTTCTGATGGCGTCTTCAGCAGGATGCCGAGAGACTGCTATGACAACGAGGACTTATTTGAGAAGACTGGTGTAGAGGAACGAGACCAGAAAGTGATTATCAACGTTTCGGGCCTGATGTTCGAGACCCAGCTGAGCACACTCAACCGCTTTCCCGAGACTTTactgggtgaccctgccaaaCGAATGCGCCACTTCGACCCTATGAAAAACGAGTATTTCTTTGACCGTAACCGGCCTTCCTTCGATGGAGTCCTGTACTTCTACCAGTCTGGTGGGAGGGTCCGCAGGCCAGCCAACGTCCCATTAGATGTCTTCGCCAGTGAGATCGTTTTCTATCAACTGGGCCACGAGGCCATGGAGCAGTTTCGCGAAGACGAAGGATTCATCAAAGAACCTGAGGTCCTATTGCCCACCAACGTGCTCCAAAGACAGTTCTGGCTCCTGTTTGAGTACCCTGAGAGCTCCAGTGCCGCCAAAACTGTTGCTCTTATCTCAGTTTTCGTCATTGTCATCTCCATTTTTATCTTTTGTCTGGAGACTTTACCTGAGTTTAGGGAAGATGGCAATTTCACTCCCGGTGTGGATCATGTTCTTAATGGGACTAGAGACGGTTCAAGTCCTCACCCTACCACCAAAGCCATCGTTGCCTACCTCACAGACCCTTTCTTTATTATAGAGACCATTTGCATTATCTGGTTCTGCTTTGAGGCCGGTGTCCGGTTTGCCGTATGTCCCAGTAAGAgtgacttcttcaacaacatcaTGAACATCATCGACATTGTGTCCATTATCCCTTACTTCGTCACGCTGGGCACAGAACTCGCGACCACCCCAGGCGATGACACCAATTCTAGCCAGAACATGTCACTCGCCATCCTGAGGATAATCCGCCTTGTGAGAGTATTCCGCATCTTCAAGCTATCCCGCCATTCCAAGGGACTCCAGATCCTGGGGCAGACCCTTAAGGCTAGCATGCGAGAGCTGGGCTTGCttatcttcttcctcttcatcggCGTCATCCTCTTCTCCAGCGCCATCTTCTTCGCCGAAGTCGACGAGCCACAGACACAGTTTGTCAGCATCCCGGATGGATTCTGGTGGGCAGTGGTTACCATGACCACGGTGGGCTACGGAGACATGTGCCCCATCACTATGGGCGGTAAGATGGTGGGTACTCTGTGTGCCATCGCAGGGGTGCTGACCATCGCTCTGCCTGTGCCTGTCATCGTGTCCAACTTCAACTATTTTTACCACCGCGAGACGGAGCAGGAAGAGAAGCAGATGATCGATGCGGCCACCGAAGCGCAGAAAAGCTCGGTGGCCGACAAATACAGCAGCGCAACGTCGCTTGACAAGAGCGCCTGGAACGTCGAGAAGAATGGCTTCCATTCCTAGAataacattttcacaatttttgcaGCATGATGACAGTATGTAGCTTTTACTCAAGTTGTCTTCTTTTGGACAAAGTGAAATAAACACTACCCAGCACAAGAGGAACCCTTTTAACAAGTGCAATTTTCCTGCCTTCTATCTTAAATTAGCACTGGACTATTTGTTCGGGTTTGGGTGAAGTACTTGCAATTGAGctctcccccacacccccttcgcacaaaaaaaaaaaacaacaaccccccccccccaaagaaaaagaaaaacatgttaaTCCAGAATTGGTGAACAATTTaggcagcaacatttttttaagaaaaaatgtaataatataaTCAGATAATTTCATTCATCCAGTACCCTGGCAATAAGTGAAATCTGCATGGTAGAAATACCCTCTTAAGCTACTTTCTAAGCATGTTTGTACAGCACAATTTTTTAATGGCCTTTAAACAGACGTATAAAGTACTACAAAAACATTGAACACATCCAATATATTGAGAGCGAGTAAGAGGAATGGATAAGACGAAAATGTTTTACAGTGTTGCAGTGTACCAATCCCTTTTTGTGtttacagtacacaaatcacatTTTCCCCATACAATTAAACTTATCATCTCACATTATACATCAATAATCATTCACAAAAATGTGCATTCTAAAATGTGCCTACAGTCGTTGCTTTCTGTAGGCATAGGATGGTAGAGGATGTCATTTaataattttcaacaaaaaacattttatatttctttcaaatttacacAGTCTCAAACGAAATTGTGTGCTCCCATCTTGTGCTCAATGGTGGAATTACACCTGTACTAAAGAGCAGCCAAACAATACAGCTTCATTTATTTAGGGAGATTTGAACCaatctctgtgtttgtcaatgGACACAGAGAgagtggggagagagagagagctatttggtattttaattcaaatttgGAAAACACTTTTGAGTTACATTTTCTCGCAGGACAACTGTGATGTGATCAACAAGGATATGtttctgtcttttttctttttttttttgcatggattGCTTGATATTTAGAGAATCCACATATGGTCCAAGCACTGACCATTTGGCTCACAttttggcaagaaaaaaaaagcaatacaaataatgcatttaaatcaaATGTGGATATTTCGAGTATTTACAATAACATTGTCTTTGTCAATGCATAATGTTCATTATTTGGGGGTATTTAAAGAAGTATCCAGTGTCCTTGCAGCCTGTCCTTCTTGGGTTGACCACTCCCCAGGCCCCTCCTccattacaaaaacaacaacaacaaacccatTACTTCCATTGACGTTTCACTTGAACACATGCTAATCcccaagattttttaaaattctgtgaGACATTGTTAATAGTAGTTTTACTAAAATAACATATGATAAATGCTATAGTTTGCACGTTGTTGATGAGCCTCAAAATATCAATCAAATACTATTGTAACGCGCATGCAGAAAATGACACTTGCTATCTCAGCAAGTGAACATATTTATGCAATAGTACAATTGAAAGAGCTTCTTAAATGATTGCACTGAATGATAATCTCCACATATGCACTTTGTGAGACTCTTAATACATGCAGGGAAGCACATTTATCATCACCATTCACAAATGTGACAGCCTGTGAGATCCATATATGTGATGTAATAGaataatgtgtgtatgtgtgtgtgtgtgcgtgtgtgtgtgtgtgtgtgtgtgtgtgtttgcacgataaatgaaataaatattgtaTCATTTATACGGTATGGCATGCAGAAATGAGGCTCATACTAAAGTTTGACATGATTAATGTAGCTTATTATAATGATTTTAATGGTCGAGTAATAATCAAGTGAGACCGTGAGACATGGATGCCGCATTTCAATTATGACAATGTGCCTCCGTGACACGTATAAGTAGAGTTTCTATAGCAAAGGCCTAGAATGTAATCTTGCAATTAATGTACTGTAGGCAATAAAGATGCCACAAGCACTTCGGGGAACCCTATTTGACCCTAGAAACACAGCAATAATTAATATGTGAGCCAATGAGATCGTTTAGTGACATGACTAATCAGCACTTTATGTTAGGAAGAAGCACTTATTCTTATTGAGTACAGGTGAGCCACTGAGAATTGTAGTGGGCCAACtcaatttcatcattttttaGGAGAGTGCACAAAGTCCACTGATGGATGAAGGAATAGACGGACTGCCTCCTATAGGTCAAAATTAGAACTAAAACTTGACT
The DNA window shown above is from Hippocampus zosterae strain Florida chromosome 9, ASM2543408v3, whole genome shotgun sequence and carries:
- the LOC127607072 gene encoding potassium voltage-gated channel subfamily A member 10-like, whose translation is MEVPLVNFENMDDVGINLGDPSDSGYPTSPTSEIPDLERTPRRLASPRSSPRPSPCWGRREGVSSTPSKATSSSCSLISNLKLLVSGESCSDGVFSRMPRDCYDNEDLFEKTGVEERDQKVIINVSGLMFETQLSTLNRFPETLLGDPAKRMRHFDPMKNEYFFDRNRPSFDGVLYFYQSGGRVRRPANVPLDVFASEIVFYQLGHEAMEQFREDEGFIKEPEVLLPTNVLQRQFWLLFEYPESSSAAKTVALISVFVIVISIFIFCLETLPEFREDGNFTPGVDHVLNGTRDGSSPHPTTKAIVAYLTDPFFIIETICIIWFCFEAGVRFAVCPSKSDFFNNIMNIIDIVSIIPYFVTLGTELATTPGDDTNSSQNMSLAILRIIRLVRVFRIFKLSRHSKGLQILGQTLKASMRELGLLIFFLFIGVILFSSAIFFAEVDEPQTQFVSIPDGFWWAVVTMTTVGYGDMCPITMGGKMVGTLCAIAGVLTIALPVPVIVSNFNYFYHRETEQEEKQMIDAATEAQKSSVADKYSSATSLDKSAWNVEKNGFHS